From Chryseobacterium sp. H1D6B, a single genomic window includes:
- a CDS encoding sigma-70 family RNA polymerase sigma factor: MFDEEKVISDILKGNLNTFQIVVKQYQNLVYSILNRMLTNDEDIEDVGQEVFIKVFENLRSFKKESKLSTWIARITYNIAINYLKKEVKKKYDNLEDSIDFQFTSETPESKLIGKEFDTYLNKLIRELPLQYRTVITLYHLDELNIQEVHKITKFPEGTIKVYLLRARKLLKEKLQKDGYP; this comes from the coding sequence ATGTTCGATGAAGAGAAAGTCATTTCTGATATTTTAAAAGGCAACCTGAATACTTTTCAGATCGTCGTAAAGCAATATCAGAACCTGGTCTACTCTATTCTGAACAGGATGCTGACCAATGACGAAGATATCGAAGATGTTGGTCAGGAAGTGTTTATCAAGGTTTTTGAAAACCTGAGGTCATTTAAAAAAGAATCCAAATTATCGACCTGGATCGCCAGGATCACCTATAATATTGCCATTAATTATCTGAAAAAGGAAGTCAAAAAGAAATACGATAATTTGGAGGACAGTATCGATTTCCAGTTCACTTCAGAAACACCGGAATCTAAACTGATCGGAAAAGAATTTGACACCTATTTGAATAAGCTGATCCGTGAGCTTCCGCTGCAGTACAGAACTGTGATCACCCTTTATCATTTGGATGAACTGAATATTCAGGAAGTTCATAAGATCACTAAATTCCCGGAAGGGACCATAAAAGTGTATCTCCTGCGGGCCAGAAAATTATTAAAAGAAAAATTACAGAAAGATGGATATCCCTAG
- a CDS encoding histidine kinase: protein MAWAAKNYNDKGWSEKRGNTSDHIFWSRTHLDLGKVENDLKPLGLQIESFGSFEVYWDGVFIGKNGQLPKDGKSEQPGTESSYYRIPNHLISPGLHTIAMRSSQSMHPNVQRSIGFKINNYATLLTKPLVTMSYMNLMAGAFLIAAVYYFFIYLNSKRKQRDILIFATICLLFFALLIMEYLKFHVVIPYSEFFIRLEIIGWLTFINALLVPWYFIIQFNFRKEKWLMAALLATLLLMYWLNYGHYDLTARLYSLAMLIAAFIVVLNGIIEKEKGGFIAMLALVASALVNKFVVYDYGLFISFTIIVLSMLYLHSIRASVIEAEHQNAVLLSSRLQLELLKKNIQPHFLRNTLTSMMDWVEESPKEGARFIQALAAEFDIMNEISEQTLIPITKELELCRQHLSVMGFRKEINYSWEETGIDETQLIPPAIIHTLLENGITHSEPLPGNTVTFVIHYFLSKKSHQYIFETIAQNREIMKDRTGGNGFKYIKARLTESYGQNWKFESSSTRNGWKSTIQILRQ from the coding sequence ATGGCATGGGCAGCTAAAAATTATAATGATAAAGGCTGGTCAGAGAAAAGGGGTAATACTTCAGACCATATATTCTGGTCTCGCACGCATCTAGATCTGGGCAAGGTAGAAAACGACCTAAAACCACTTGGGCTGCAGATCGAATCCTTCGGGTCTTTTGAGGTCTATTGGGATGGCGTATTCATAGGCAAAAACGGACAGCTTCCAAAAGACGGAAAATCAGAACAGCCAGGTACAGAGAGCAGCTATTACAGGATTCCGAATCATTTAATTTCGCCTGGTCTTCATACGATTGCTATGCGAAGTTCACAGTCAATGCATCCGAATGTACAGCGCAGTATTGGATTTAAAATAAATAATTACGCAACATTACTTACCAAACCGCTGGTCACCATGTCTTATATGAACCTGATGGCAGGAGCATTTCTCATTGCAGCAGTGTATTATTTTTTTATCTATCTGAACAGCAAACGCAAACAGCGGGACATTCTCATCTTCGCTACCATATGCCTTCTCTTTTTTGCTTTATTAATTATGGAGTACCTAAAATTCCATGTCGTGATTCCCTATTCTGAGTTTTTTATACGACTGGAAATTATAGGTTGGCTGACTTTTATCAATGCGCTACTCGTTCCGTGGTATTTTATCATCCAGTTTAATTTTAGAAAAGAAAAATGGCTGATGGCTGCGCTTCTGGCTACACTGCTATTAATGTATTGGCTAAATTACGGACATTATGACCTGACAGCTCGTCTCTACAGTCTGGCTATGCTGATCGCCGCTTTCATTGTTGTACTGAACGGTATTATTGAAAAAGAAAAAGGAGGTTTTATTGCAATGCTGGCGCTTGTGGCAAGTGCATTAGTGAATAAGTTTGTTGTTTATGATTATGGCTTGTTCATTAGCTTTACCATAATTGTGTTATCTATGCTTTATCTTCATTCTATTCGGGCGAGTGTCATTGAGGCAGAACATCAGAATGCGGTTTTGCTTTCTTCAAGGCTGCAATTAGAACTGCTTAAAAAGAATATCCAACCTCATTTTTTAAGAAACACCCTGACTTCTATGATGGATTGGGTGGAAGAATCGCCCAAAGAAGGAGCCCGGTTTATACAGGCGCTTGCTGCAGAATTTGATATCATGAACGAGATCTCAGAACAAACCCTGATTCCCATCACTAAAGAACTTGAGCTCTGCCGACAGCATTTATCTGTAATGGGCTTTCGTAAAGAAATAAACTACAGCTGGGAAGAGACGGGAATAGATGAAACGCAACTGATACCTCCCGCCATCATTCATACATTGTTGGAAAATGGTATTACCCATAGCGAACCGCTTCCCGGAAATACCGTTACATTCGTAATCCATTATTTCTTATCAAAAAAATCTCACCAGTATATTTTTGAAACTATTGCTCAAAACCGGGAAATAATGAAAGACAGGACAGGCGGAAATGGTTTTAAATATATCAAAGCACGTCTCACCGAAAGCTACGGTCAAAACTGGAAATTCGAATCCAGTTCTACAAGGAACGGTTGGAAATCTACCATTCAAATTTTACGACAATGA
- a CDS encoding DUF6249 domain-containing protein, with product MKHLAPFIVMIAILIAISIVIVVLTNYDLKKKILNKENIDDKMFIILNNLTGFGSEMLKWGIILLFGGIGLIVLEFVPYNENSPLPYGVMTVFVSLGFLGYYFLMKNQKK from the coding sequence ATGAAACATCTTGCACCCTTTATAGTAATGATCGCAATCTTAATTGCAATCTCCATCGTGATCGTAGTTTTAACGAACTATGACCTGAAAAAGAAGATACTGAACAAAGAAAATATTGATGATAAAATGTTTATCATCCTTAATAACCTGACAGGCTTTGGTTCGGAAATGCTGAAATGGGGAATTATTCTGCTGTTTGGCGGAATTGGTTTGATCGTTTTGGAATTTGTCCCTTACAATGAAAACTCCCCGCTCCCTTATGGTGTGATGACTGTCTTTGTCTCACTCGGTTTCCTAGGCTATTATTTCTTGATGAAGAATCAAAAGAAATAG
- a CDS encoding LytTR family transcriptional regulator DNA-binding domain-containing protein, translating to MNILIIEDEARIARRLERMTAEFFANKPTSIFICDSLQKGVDQIGNQLPDLLLLDLNLNGDNGFEVLEQMVAESFHTVIVSANTDKAITAFAYGVLDFVPKPFDQERLFKALTRFVSPVLKQDEGIKYLAIKRAGQVQLVNIAEVIYIKGAGIYTELHLKNGQKELHDKSLEHLQQLLPNRFERIHRSYLVNFEQIEKIFINPGTRYSALLKTGEILPIGRSRYKELKNKII from the coding sequence ATGAATATATTGATCATAGAGGACGAGGCACGTATTGCACGGCGATTGGAGCGTATGACTGCTGAATTCTTTGCGAATAAACCGACCAGCATATTCATCTGCGATTCTCTGCAAAAGGGCGTAGATCAAATTGGAAATCAACTTCCCGACCTATTATTACTTGATCTGAACCTCAATGGTGACAATGGTTTTGAGGTTTTGGAACAGATGGTGGCAGAATCTTTCCATACGGTCATCGTTTCAGCAAATACTGATAAAGCGATCACTGCTTTTGCCTACGGCGTACTCGACTTCGTACCCAAACCTTTTGATCAGGAAAGGCTTTTTAAGGCTTTGACAAGATTTGTCAGTCCTGTCCTAAAACAGGATGAAGGCATTAAATACCTGGCCATCAAAAGGGCCGGACAGGTTCAGCTGGTCAATATTGCAGAGGTGATATACATCAAGGGAGCAGGAATTTATACCGAACTGCATCTTAAGAACGGGCAAAAAGAACTCCACGATAAATCACTTGAACATTTGCAGCAACTTCTTCCTAATAGATTTGAACGAATCCATCGATCTTACCTGGTCAATTTCGAACAGATTGAAAAGATATTCATCAATCCGGGTACGCGTTACAGCGCACTTCTCAAAACAGGTGAAATTCTGCCTATCGGACGATCAAGGTATAAGGAATTAAAAAATAAAATCATTTGA
- a CDS encoding outer membrane beta-barrel protein yields the protein MKTKIISILSFILLMINVNAQEKVKDSVPYQQETSIQEVVIDGKKPLIKTKIDGLVYNVQSDPESKSKNLLEMMKKMPYLSLDANENILFKGNTNFKILINGKETQLLTNNPKEFLKSIPASTIQNIEIITNPSSKYDAEGASGIINIITTKKMSDGYNASVNLGSRFPKQEQNAGFSLNIKQNKLGISAYGGCYLKDNPEINYQNSQQTVSNNLQQNGRTSGKGNGGYFNVNASYEIDSLNLLNVQLGSNFANNKSKDFLNSNFSQHNILTENNSSNNNSDSNGKGFEASANYQIGFKNDKSQLLTLSYKFNNYYYAVSSITDFQNKLNGSSSNINQNNDNQNSENTFQIDFVKNIEKVYLETGMKAILRKNSSQYTAIPENFLNSDEFSNKQNIYGAYFTTKFNLFDWNFQTGLRLESTDTNVNFTSTDTKVDQNYFNLIPNISIGKNWKEHHGINFGFSQRIKRPGIIRLNPFVNQSNPYFQISGNPYLKPVINNDLMANYSYNHKVSLNLGLGYSFSNKIDLKVSTYDPATNITRTTYENSSSVSRLGLDYNFNYPVTKQLTLEINGNSAFFFIKGKVNDIEVENNLFTYYMYFSANYQFENNWNVSSNLEINSRMPAGLQSTSNAYTGSSFSFSKSILDNQLSFSAYINNPFNQFRKAVTETQGTDFYQNNYVRDYYRSFGFNVTYKFGKLRDEVKSTRRKIENNDLAN from the coding sequence ATGAAAACTAAAATAATTTCAATATTATCTTTTATCCTTCTAATGATCAATGTAAATGCTCAGGAAAAAGTAAAAGATTCTGTTCCATATCAACAGGAAACATCTATTCAGGAAGTAGTAATAGATGGCAAAAAACCATTGATCAAAACAAAAATTGATGGATTGGTTTATAATGTCCAGTCAGATCCGGAAAGCAAATCCAAAAATCTTCTTGAGATGATGAAGAAGATGCCTTATCTCTCTTTGGATGCCAACGAAAATATTCTCTTTAAAGGCAATACTAATTTTAAAATTTTGATCAACGGAAAAGAAACACAGCTTCTTACCAATAATCCCAAAGAGTTTTTGAAAAGTATTCCAGCAAGCACGATCCAAAATATAGAGATCATTACTAATCCGTCTTCAAAATACGATGCTGAAGGCGCTTCCGGAATCATCAACATTATTACGACAAAGAAAATGAGTGACGGTTACAACGCTTCTGTAAATCTTGGGTCAAGGTTTCCAAAACAGGAGCAGAATGCCGGATTTTCTTTGAATATTAAACAAAATAAATTAGGGATTTCGGCATACGGTGGTTGTTATTTAAAAGACAATCCAGAGATCAATTATCAAAATTCTCAACAGACAGTTTCCAATAATTTACAACAAAACGGAAGAACCTCAGGGAAAGGAAACGGCGGTTATTTCAACGTCAATGCCAGTTACGAAATTGATAGTCTGAATCTTCTAAATGTTCAGCTGGGTTCTAATTTTGCCAATAACAAATCTAAAGATTTTCTTAATTCCAATTTTTCTCAACACAATATTCTGACAGAAAACAATAGTTCCAACAACAATTCTGATAGTAATGGAAAAGGTTTTGAAGCCTCTGCAAATTATCAAATTGGGTTCAAAAATGATAAAAGCCAGCTTTTGACCTTGTCCTACAAATTCAACAATTACTATTATGCGGTAAGCAGTATAACGGACTTTCAGAATAAATTGAACGGATCTTCGAGTAATATCAACCAGAATAATGACAATCAAAATAGCGAAAATACATTTCAAATTGATTTTGTGAAAAATATTGAAAAAGTTTATCTGGAAACAGGTATGAAAGCTATACTCAGAAAAAACAGCAGTCAGTACACAGCGATTCCTGAAAACTTTTTAAACTCCGATGAATTTTCAAACAAACAGAATATTTACGGGGCTTATTTTACGACAAAATTCAATTTATTTGATTGGAATTTCCAGACGGGATTAAGGTTGGAAAGTACAGATACAAATGTGAATTTCACTTCTACTGACACCAAAGTTGATCAGAATTATTTTAATCTGATCCCGAATATTTCCATCGGTAAGAACTGGAAAGAGCACCACGGCATCAATTTCGGATTTTCTCAAAGGATCAAAAGACCAGGAATCATTCGTCTGAATCCTTTCGTCAATCAATCAAATCCCTATTTTCAGATCAGTGGGAATCCTTATCTGAAACCTGTTATCAATAATGATCTGATGGCCAATTATTCCTATAATCATAAGGTCAGTCTTAACCTTGGATTAGGCTATTCCTTTTCTAATAAGATCGATCTTAAAGTTTCAACGTATGATCCTGCGACAAATATTACAAGAACAACTTATGAAAACTCAAGCAGTGTCAGCAGATTGGGTTTAGATTACAACTTTAATTATCCTGTTACAAAGCAACTGACTTTAGAGATCAATGGAAATTCAGCTTTCTTTTTTATCAAGGGAAAAGTGAATGATATTGAAGTTGAAAACAATCTTTTTACTTATTATATGTATTTCTCAGCCAATTACCAATTTGAAAATAACTGGAATGTGAGTTCAAATCTTGAGATCAATAGCAGAATGCCTGCGGGTCTTCAAAGCACGTCGAATGCTTATACAGGTTCATCTTTCAGTTTCAGTAAAAGTATTTTAGATAATCAGCTGTCGTTTTCAGCTTATATCAATAATCCTTTCAATCAATTCAGGAAAGCAGTTACTGAAACTCAGGGAACAGATTTCTATCAGAATAATTATGTAAGGGATTATTACAGGTCATTCGGTTTCAATGTCACATACAAATTCGGAAAACTTAGAGACGAGGTTAAAAGTACAAGAAGAAAAATTGAAAATAATGATCTGGCGAATTAA
- a CDS encoding TonB-dependent receptor, producing MKQTITIILIILTSQYVFSQKGQVTGVIHQDPTTPLPYVTITLKEKTDIPLAAGISDDKGIFRLENIPSGNYTISYSLMGFETISKPVEVKSNEQVNIGTIILETDAKLLEAVTINGQRAAVSLKLDKKVFEVGKDVLSQSGAVTDLLNIVPSVSVSPSGAISLRGNSNVLVLIDGRRTGLTQGNALEQVPADQVERVEVITNPSSRFDAAGSAGIINIILKKNKKGGFSGQLRLVGGIPNETRISPSLSYKSNKINLFATYGLRLSDYVGLYTMKQSTGLSGTPVYLNQRQDENRHDDARLFYFGADFNINDHNTITAAFMRNATNDHDKTKLNYLYSNKNGVIDSSLSRSGESWEKRSYNQLEFNYTKSFDKAGKKLTVDMQYDFWDSGKDWNLSTSRVFPEVVNLPMIRTGSMGKSKDLMIKTDMIQPLDSISTLEFGLKMEDRRVNSDFIAEQQNPVGWEIIDDIENHLLYKELIGSAYLQFSSKIGALSYQAGLRGELTNIGIEDRMGNYNNKKNYNRLFPTLNMSYHFNEKTNLQASYSKRINRPSLGMIYPFNELTDLSTRYIGNPDLNPSYADVFEMAFLKNWKTLTFNPSFYYQNNSGVMEDYTYQNAEGLFITMPVNINKETRTGFELSILYNPVKWLQVNTELNIFHYVETGSYQVQSFDYSGNTLTARVSAQLKLKNKLAFQTLYNFRGANATSQTYTKALHSVDLGCSKTFLKDKATVSFDVSNLFDLRKINTRTIGTDYSVSQTSIPNAARYRLTLVYRINLKDNQSVRQAKSGNRN from the coding sequence ATGAAACAAACCATTACCATCATTCTGATCATCTTGACTTCTCAATATGTCTTTTCACAGAAAGGACAGGTCACGGGTGTCATTCATCAAGATCCGACAACGCCATTGCCCTATGTGACCATAACACTAAAAGAAAAAACAGATATACCCTTAGCTGCAGGTATTTCCGATGATAAAGGAATATTCCGCCTGGAAAATATCCCTTCAGGAAATTATACCATCAGTTATAGTCTTATGGGTTTTGAGACGATCAGCAAGCCAGTAGAGGTTAAATCAAACGAGCAGGTAAACATCGGAACAATCATTTTAGAGACCGATGCAAAGTTATTGGAAGCGGTAACGATAAACGGACAACGAGCGGCGGTCAGCTTAAAACTTGATAAAAAGGTCTTTGAAGTTGGAAAAGATGTACTCTCACAATCGGGAGCGGTCACTGATCTGCTCAACATCGTTCCTTCGGTCAGCGTCAGTCCAAGTGGTGCGATCAGTCTTCGTGGCAACAGCAATGTGCTGGTATTGATCGACGGTCGCCGTACCGGATTGACCCAAGGTAATGCGCTGGAACAGGTTCCTGCTGATCAGGTGGAACGAGTGGAAGTGATCACTAATCCTTCTTCCCGCTTTGATGCAGCAGGTTCGGCAGGGATCATCAATATCATCCTTAAAAAGAATAAAAAAGGAGGTTTCAGCGGACAGTTACGTCTGGTTGGCGGAATTCCCAATGAGACCCGCATCAGTCCCAGCTTAAGCTATAAATCCAATAAAATCAATCTATTTGCGACCTACGGTCTGCGATTATCAGATTACGTCGGTCTTTATACTATGAAACAGTCTACCGGCCTTTCAGGTACACCGGTTTATCTGAACCAGCGACAGGATGAAAACCGCCACGATGATGCCAGATTATTCTATTTTGGGGCAGATTTCAATATAAATGATCACAACACGATTACCGCGGCCTTTATGCGAAACGCAACAAATGATCACGACAAGACGAAGCTGAATTATTTATATTCAAACAAAAACGGCGTTATTGACAGTAGCCTCAGTCGTAGTGGTGAGTCTTGGGAAAAGAGAAGCTATAACCAGCTTGAGTTTAATTATACAAAAAGCTTTGATAAAGCAGGAAAGAAGTTAACGGTAGATATGCAATATGATTTTTGGGACAGTGGGAAAGACTGGAATTTATCAACCAGCAGAGTTTTTCCAGAAGTTGTTAATTTACCTATGATCAGGACAGGCTCGATGGGAAAGAGTAAAGATCTGATGATCAAAACAGATATGATACAACCGCTGGACAGTATTTCTACGCTGGAATTTGGTCTGAAAATGGAGGATCGCAGGGTAAACAGTGATTTTATTGCAGAGCAGCAAAATCCCGTTGGTTGGGAGATTATCGACGATATCGAGAACCATCTGTTATACAAAGAATTGATCGGAAGTGCTTACTTGCAGTTTTCAAGTAAAATAGGAGCACTCAGCTATCAGGCTGGTTTGCGTGGCGAGCTTACCAATATCGGAATCGAAGACCGGATGGGAAACTACAATAATAAAAAGAATTATAACCGATTGTTTCCAACATTGAACATGAGCTATCATTTTAATGAAAAAACAAACCTTCAGGCAAGCTACAGCAAACGGATCAACAGACCTTCGTTGGGTATGATTTATCCTTTCAATGAACTGACCGACCTGAGCACACGCTATATTGGCAATCCGGATCTTAACCCATCCTATGCAGACGTTTTTGAAATGGCTTTTCTAAAGAATTGGAAAACGTTAACTTTTAATCCTTCTTTTTATTATCAAAATAATAGCGGTGTAATGGAAGATTATACGTACCAAAATGCTGAGGGACTATTCATCACAATGCCGGTGAACATTAATAAAGAAACACGTACTGGTTTTGAATTATCAATACTTTACAATCCGGTAAAATGGCTGCAGGTAAATACCGAGCTCAATATCTTTCATTACGTTGAGACGGGAAGTTATCAGGTGCAGAGTTTCGATTATTCAGGGAATACTCTAACTGCCCGTGTAAGCGCACAGCTGAAACTGAAAAATAAACTTGCTTTCCAGACGCTGTATAATTTCAGGGGTGCCAATGCAACCTCCCAAACCTATACCAAGGCGCTTCACAGTGTTGATCTTGGATGCAGTAAGACGTTTTTAAAGGATAAGGCAACAGTTTCGTTTGATGTGAGCAACCTCTTCGACCTTCGGAAAATAAATACTAGAACTATTGGAACAGATTATTCGGTCAGTCAGACCAGTATTCCCAATGCGGCCCGATATAGATTAACATTGGTCTATCGGATTAACCTGAAAGATAACCAGTCCGTAAGACAGGCTAAAAGTGGTAATCGCAATTGA